The following are from one region of the Juglans regia cultivar Chandler chromosome 10, Walnut 2.0, whole genome shotgun sequence genome:
- the LOC109012118 gene encoding F-box protein PP2-A11-like has translation MFSFMGVGFSGFAANQNYGVCSPSKPGLDDLPENCIASILKYLDPPEICKLAQLNKTFRGASWADFVWESKLPTDHKFLVDKVLHGNPENLPKKEIYARLCRPNSFDHGTKEVWLDKSSGKIFMLISSKALRITGIDDRRYWNYLPTEESRFHTIAYLKKNWWVEILGELEFEFPPGKYSLFFRLQLGKASKRFARRVCNLDQVHGWDIKPVRFQLSTISNGTGDQHAVVLSHGCYLRETGKWIHYQVGDFVVDHDDQNRNTPTKIKFSMDQIDCTHTKGGLCVDSVFICPTEFGERLK, from the exons ATGTTCTCGTTCATGGGGGTTGGTTTCTCTGGTTTTGCAGCAAATCAGAATTATGGAGTTTGTTCTCCATCGAAGCCCGGTCTGGATGACTTGCCGGAGAATTGTATAGCATCCATTCTCAAGTACCTGGATCCGCCGGAAATTTGTAAATTAGCCCAACTGAACAAAACTTTTCGTGGCGCTTCTTGGGCTGATTTTGTGTGGGAGTCGAAGTTGCCTACGGATCATAAGTTCCTTGTTGACAAAGTTCTACATGGAAACCCCGAGAACTTGCCTAAGAAAGAGATTTATGCAAGACTGTGTAGACCCAACAGCTTTGATCATGGCACCAag GAAGTTTGGTTGGACAAGAGTAGTGGTAAGATCTTTATGTTGATTTCGTCGAAGGCATTGAGGATAACTGGGATAGATGATCGAAGATACTGGAATTATCTTCCGACTGAGGAATCCAG ATTTCACACAATTGcgtaccttaaaaaaaattggtgggTTGAAATACTTGGAGAGTTGGAGTTCGAATTTCCACCTGGCAAGTACAGCCTATTCTTCCGGCTTCAGCTAGGCAAAGCCTCGAAACGATTTGCTCGAAGGGTCTGTAACCTTGATCAAGTACATGGGTGGGACATCAAACCTGTCCGGTTTCAGCTATCTACAATATCGAACGGTACTGGTGATCAGCATGCAGTAGTACTTTCTCATGGATGTTACCTGCGGGAAACAGGCAAATGGATCCATTACCAAGTGGGTGACTTTGTcgttgatcatgatgatcagaaCCGTAACACGCCCACGAAGATCAAGTTTTCGATGGACCAGATTGACTGTACACACACCAAAGGTGGTCTATGCGTAGACTCCGTGTTCATATGTCCGACTGAGTTCGGAGAAagattgaaatga
- the LOC109012116 gene encoding DNA-directed RNA polymerases II, IV and V subunit 6A-like, whose product MADEDYNDLDMGYEDEPPEPEIEEGAEEDIENTNNDDVPVEPEADEKGEEHPVERPRKTSKYMTKYERARILGTRALQISMNAPVMVELEGETDPLEIAMKELRERKIPFTIRRYLPDGSYEDWGVDELIVEDSWKRQVGGD is encoded by the exons ATGGCCGACGAAGATTACAATGATTTGGACATGGg ttaTGAGGATGAGCCACCGGAGCCTGAGATTGAG GAAGGTGCAGAGGAGGATATAGAGAACACCAACAATGATGACGTTCCTGTAGAACCTGAAGCTGATGAGAAAGGAGAAGAGCATCCAGTTGAACGCCCTCGGAAGACCTCAAAATATATGACAAAATATGAGCGTGCCAGAATCTTGGGTACTCGTGCTCTGCAGATcag CATGAATGCTCCTGTAATGGTCGAGTTGGAGGGTGAAACTGATCCACTGGAG ATTGCAATGAAGGAGCTTCGTGAGCGGAAGATACCCTTCACTATCCGCCGCTACCTGCCAGATGGAAG TTACGAAGACTGGGGAGTTGATGAATTGATCGTGGAAGACTCGTGGAAGAGGCAAGTGGGGGGCGATTGA